In the genome of Oncorhynchus mykiss isolate Arlee chromosome 18, USDA_OmykA_1.1, whole genome shotgun sequence, one region contains:
- the LOC110495879 gene encoding cytochrome P450 20A1, whose translation MLDFAIFAVTFVIILVGAVLYLYPSSRSASGIPGLNPTEEKDGNLQDIVNRGSLHEFLASLHGQFGPVASFWFGGRPVVSLGSVDQLRQHINPNRTTDSFETMLKSLLGYQSGTGGGATEAVMRKKLYESAVNNTLEKNFPMLLKLVEELVGKWQSFPKDQHTPLCAHLLGLAMKAVTQLALGDRFRNDAEVIGFRKNHEAIWSEIGKGYLDGSMEKSSIRKEHYESALAEMETVLMSVAKDRKGQRSQTAFVDTLLQSNLTERQVMEDSMVFTLAGCVITANLCIWAVHFLSTSEEVQEKLHQELEDVLGSEPVSLDKIPQLRYFQQVLNETVRTAKLTPIAARLQENEGKVDQHIIPKETLVIYALGVVLQDADTWSRPYKFDPDRFTEDSARKSFSLLGFSGNQACPELRFAYTVATVVLSTVVRQLKLHQVKGQVVEARSELVSTPKDDTWITVSRRS comes from the exons ATGCTGGACTTTGCGATATTTGCAGTGACTTTTGTCATCATTCTGGTCGGCGCAGTCCTCTATTTGTATCCA TCATCAAGAAGTGCTTCTGGTATACCAGGTCTCAACCCTACCGAAGAGAA GGATGGAAATCTGCAAGACATAGTGAACCGAGGCAGTCTGCATGAGTTCCTGGCTAGTCTACATGGACAGTTTGGTCCCGTGGCATCCTTCTGGTTTGGAGGACGCCCTGTGGTCAGCTTGGGTTCAGTGGACCAGCTACGGCAGCACATCAACCCCAACAGGACTA CGGACTCATTTGAGACAATGCTGAAGTCGTTGCTAGGTTACCAGTCAGGAACGGGTGGAGGGGCCACAGAGGCTGTAATGAGGAAGAAGTTGTATGAGAGTGCCGTCAACAACACCCTGGAGAAAAACTTTCCAATGCTGCTGAAG CTGGTGGAGGAGTTAGTGGGGAAGTGGCAGTCTTTCCCTAAGGACCAGCACACACCCCTCTGTGCCCATCTGCTAGGATTGGCCATGAAGGCTGTCACTCAACTCGCTCTGGGTGACCGTTTCCGGAATGATGCTGAAGTCATCGGCTTCCGAAAGAACCATGAGGCA ATCTGGTCGGAGATCGGAAAAGGCTATTTGGACGGTTCCATGGAGAAGAGCTCCATCAGAAAGGAGCACTATGAGAGCG CACTGGCAGAGATGGAAACAGTGCTGATGTCTGTGGCTAAAGACAGGAAAGGACAAAGGAGCCAGACAGCGTTTGTAGACACTCTTCTCCAGTCCAACCTCACAGAGAGACAG GTGATGGAGGACAGCATGGTATTCACACTGGCAGGTTGTGTCATCACAGCTAATT TGTGCATCTGGGCAGTACACTTCCTGTCCACATCAGAGGAAGTTCAGGAGAAGCTGCATCAGGAGCTGGAGGATGTTCTGGGCTCTGAGCCTGTTTCTCTGGATAAGATCCCACAGCTCAG GTATTTTCAGCAGGTTTTGAACGAGACTGTACGGACAGCCAAACTGACGCCCATCGCAGCCCGGCTCCAGGAAAATGAAGGGAAAGTCGATCAGCACATTATTCCTAAAGAG acaCTGGTGATCTATGCCCTTGGGGTAGTCCTACAGGATGCAGACACCTGGAGCCGTCCCTACAA GTTTGACCCTGACCGATTCACAGAAGATTCAGCCAGGAAAAGCTTCTCTCTGCTTGGATTCTCAGGGAACCAGGCCTGTCCTGAGCTGAG gtttgCGTACACAGTGGCCACTGTCGTCCTCAGCACTGTAGTGCGCCAACTGAAGCTGCATCAGGTGAAGGGACAGGTGGTAGAGGCCAGATCTGAGCTTGTGTCCACACCTAAAGATGACACATGGATCACTGTGAGCAGAAGAAGCTAA